A genomic stretch from Sceloporus undulatus isolate JIND9_A2432 ecotype Alabama chromosome 5, SceUnd_v1.1, whole genome shotgun sequence includes:
- the KDELR3 gene encoding ER lumen protein-retaining receptor 3 — protein MNIFRILGDVSHLLAMIILLMKIWRSKSCAGISGKSQILFALVFTTRYLDLFTNFISIYNTVMKVVFLICAYATVYMIYGKFRKTFDSENDSFRLEFLLVPVTGLSFLENYNFTPLEILWTFSIYLESVAILPQLFMISKTGEAETITTHYLFFLGLYRALYLANWIWRYHTENFYDQIAVVSGVVQTIFYCDFFYLYVTKVLKGKKLSLPVPI, from the exons ATGAATATATTTCGGATCCTGGGGGATGTCTCTCACCTCTTAGCTATGATCATATTGCTGATGAAGATCTGGAGATCAAAGTCTTGCGCTG GTATCTCAGGGAAAAGCCAGATTCTATTTGCACTTGTTTTCACAACCCGTTACCTTGACCTCTTCACAAACTTCATCTCCATCTATAATACTGTCATGAAG GTTGTTTTCTTAATTTGCGCCTATGCTACTGTTTATATGATCTATGGGAAATTCCGGAAAACCTTTGACAGTGAGAATGATTCCTTTCGTCTTGAATTTCTTTTGGTCCCTGTCACAGGACTCTCATTTTTAGAAAACTACAATTTCACTCCTTTAGAG ATCCTTTGGACTTTCTCGATCTACCTGGAATCAGTGGCTATACTTCCACAACTTTTCATGATTAGCAAAACAGGTGAAGCCGAGACAATCACTACACACTATCTTTTCTTCTTGGGCCTCTATCGTGCTCTCTATCTTGCAAACTGGATCTGGCGTTACCACACAGAAAACTTCTATGATCAAATTGCTGTGGTTTCTGGAGTCGTACAAACCATCTTCTACTGTGACTTTTTTTATCTCTACGTCACTAAAG TATTAAAAGGAAAGAAGCTGAGTCTCCCAGTGCCTATCTGA